In Humulus lupulus chromosome 6, drHumLupu1.1, whole genome shotgun sequence, a single genomic region encodes these proteins:
- the LOC133784708 gene encoding zeatin O-xylosyltransferase-like — translation MTRFIITNNKAAPLITTQPCTPRNLRRKNADYWRVLKELSTPSSVVVVMVPFLAQSHLNQLLQFAHVVSSYNIPVHYVSSTLHNSQVKSRASNPLHQLTKIHFHDYPLPFSPSSTPDPCSGTKLPENFIPCLEATTHLRQPVSDLLRTLSPSSKRLVVVHDTLMASVVQDVARIPNGEAYSVNCGSVFFFFGYFCDALGRNDIFPTNNIPPLKSCFPAVVNDFIERELQELKYQAGEIFNSCRAIEGTFLQHLVDDIGICGGEKKMWAVGPLHQTTITKEQRDQDKWLLEWLDEQEPSSVLYVSFGTTTVFSEEEIKEIAVGLELSGVKFIWALREADKIDELSTDDQQGSGRIQLPDGFEERMKKGMGIVVREWVPQVEILRHKSTGGFVSHCGWNSCVESISMGVPIAAWPMHSDQPFNALLLTKLLKVGVAVLEWEQRDELVTSSMISRAVRTLMASDEGGEIRKRAEELGAEVRKSTAEGGVTRMEWDSFIAHITR, via the coding sequence ATGACAAGGTTCATCATTACAAATAATAAAGCAGCACCACTCATCACAACACAACCTTGTACACCAAGGAACCTGAGGAGGAAAAATGCAGACTACTGGAGAGTCTTGAAAGAATTATCAACACCATCGTCAGTTGTGGTAGTAATGGTTCCATTCCTAGCTCAAAGCCACCTGAACCAGCTCCTTCAGTTCGCCCATGTAGTTTCCTCATACAACATCCCAGTCCACTACGTTAGCTCAACTCTTCACAACTCTCAAGTCAAATCTCGAGCCTCAAACCCTCTTCACCAACTAACCAAAATCCATTTCCATGACTACCCACTTCCATTTTCACCATCTTCTACACCCGACCCCTGCTCCGGAACAAAGCTCCCCGAAAACTTCATCCCTTGTTTAGAAGCCACCACGCACCTTCGCCAACCGGTCTCTGATCTCCTCCGAACACTCTCTCCATCGTCAAAACGACTTGTCGTTGTTCATGATACTTTGATGGCTTCGGTAGTTCAGGACGTTGCTCGTATCCCGAACGGAGAAGCGTACTCAGTCAATTGTGGGTCTGTCTTCTTTTTTTTCGGATATTTCTGTGATGCCTTGGGACGAAACGACATCTTCCCAACAAACAATATACCGCCTTTGAAATCATGTTTCCCTGCTGTAGTCAACGATTTTATAGAAAGAGAGTTACAGGAGTTGAAATACCAAGCTGGAGAGATCTTCAATAGTTGTAGAGCTATCGAAGGCACTTTTCTACAACATCTAGTAGACGACATTGGTATTTGCGGTGGGGAGAAGAAGATGTGGGCAGTTGGACCCTTACACCAAACGACAATCACCAAGGAGCAGAGGGATCAAGATAAGTGGTTATTGGAGTGGCTAGACGAACAAGAGCCAAGTAGTGTGTTGTATGTCTCTTTTGGAACGACAACTGTTTTTTCAGAGGAAGAGATTAAGGAGATTGCTGTTGGTTTAGAGCTGAGTGGGGTGAAGTTTATATGGGCATTGAGAGAAGCAGATAAAATTGATGAATTAAGTACTGATGATCAACAGGGGAGCGGGAGAATCCAACTTCCAGATGGGTTTGAGGAAAGAATGAAGAAGGGAATGGGAATTGTGGTGAGGGAATGGGTACCCCAAGTGGAGATTTTAAGGCACAAATCAACAGGTGGGTTTGTGAGTCATTGTGGATGGAACTCTTGCGTGGAGAGCATAAGTATGGGAGTGCCTATAGCAGCATGGCCAATGCATTCAGATCAACCTTTCAATGCTTTGTTACTCACAAAACTGCTCAAAGTGGGCGTGGCTGTTCTGGAATGGGAGCAGAGAGATGAGTTGGTGACTTCATCCATGATTAGCAGAGCTGTGAGGACATTAATGGCATCAGATGAAGGTGGTGAGATCAGGAAGAGGGCTGAGGAGTTGGGAGCTGAAGTTAGAAAGTCTACAGCTGAAGGAGGAGTCACTCGTATGGAATGGGATTCTTTCATTGCTCATATCACTAGATAA